In Drosophila subpulchrella strain 33 F10 #4 breed RU33 chromosome 3R, RU_Dsub_v1.1 Primary Assembly, whole genome shotgun sequence, the following are encoded in one genomic region:
- the LOC119548559 gene encoding NADP-dependent malic enzyme, translating into MGNSSSICAERNAIRNFDENGTPVYPTANNSQSPSNGQITPLHTHHNHGKEREHGYYKTTIPVGSSLSGSTNNGESSNGCSHCQTRTADVHLSPTNNNNNHNKNAHTQLTESQSCGCSSRVCKNHTTTTTTTLEYELSNFAKLTTRITTQSSAEVATSTDTGTDRDTSSNPNTHTDQGDIATVSDLPKGLPLSSRHHWNQLQRSLHALHHQQQQQQQQLRSYSSDSRTNLEDNMSNPVTNLDKYAQRDRLGIWGTGDNEVVGSISGFARLFDKRYSKGLAFTHEERQQLGIHGLLPYVVREANEQVEHCRALLDRLDQDLDKYMYLINLSERHERLFYKVLSSDIGHMMPLVYTPTVGLACQRYSLIYQSAKGMFISIKDKGHIYDVLKNWPETDIRAIVVTDGERILGLGDLGANGMGIPVGKLSLYTALAGIKPSQCLPITLDVGTNTETLLEDPLYIGLRERRVTGAVYDEFVDEFMHACVRRFGQNCLIQFEDFANANAFKLLSKYRDSFCTFNDDIQGTASVAVAGLLASLKIKKTQLSDNTLLFLGAGEAALGIANLCLMAMKAEGLSEEEAKTRIWMVDSRGVIVRDRPKGGLTEHKLHFAQLHEPIDTLAEAVRKVRPNVLIGAAAQGGAFNQEILELMADINETPIIFALSNPTSKAECTAEEAYTHTKGRCIFASGSPFAPVTYNNKKYYPGQGNNSYIFPGVALGVLCAGMLTIPEEVFLVAAERLAEIVSKDDLAKGSLYPPLNSIVSCSVAIAEKIVEYAYKNGLATIRPEPANKLAFIKAQMYDLDYQRSVPATYKM; encoded by the exons atgggTAATTCCAGTTCCATTTGCGCCGAGCGCAATGCCATAAGGAATTTTGATGAAAATGG CACGCCGGTATACCCCACAGCCAACAATTCCCAGAGTCCTTCCAATGGCCAAATAACGCCACTGCACACACACCACAACCACGGGAAAGAGCGGGAGCACGGCTACTACAAGACCACAATTCCCGTTGGAAGCTCGCTCAGCGGCAGCACCAATAATGGCGAGAGCAGCAATGGCTGCTCTCACTGCCAAACCCGAACAGCTGATGTCCACCTCTCTCCCaccaacaataacaacaaccacaacaagaATGCACACACCCAACTCACGGAGAGCCAGAGCTGTGGTTGTAGTAGTCGTGTGTGTAAAAATCATACGACTACAACGACAACCACACTCGAATACGAACTTTCCAATTTCGCAAAACTAACGACACGAATCACAACGCAAAGTTCCGCCGAAGTCGCAACATCGACGGATACGGGAACGGATAGGGATACAAGCTCGAATCCGAATACTCATACGGATCAGGGTGATATAGCCACTGTCAGCGATTTGCCCAAGGGTCTGCCGTTATCCTCGCGACATCACTGGAACCAACTGCAGCGCAGCCTGCACGCCCTCcaccaccaacaacaacaacaacaacagcaactacGTTCTTACAGTAGCGATAGTCGTACAAATTTGGAAGACAACATGAGTAATCCCGTGACAAATCTGGATAAGTACGCCCAGCGCGATCGCCTGGGAATTTGGGGAACTGGCGACAACGAAGTCGTCGGCAGCATCTCCGGATTCGCACGACTTTTCGACAAGCGCTACTCAAAG gGCCTGGCTTTCACGCACGAGGAACGCCAGCAGTTGGGCATCCATGGCCTGCTGCCCTACGTGGTGCGGGAGGCGAATGAGCAGGTAGAGCACTGCCGCGCCCTCCTGGATCGGCTGGACCAGGACCTGGACAAGTACATGTACCTGATCAACCTGTCCGAGAGGCACGAGAGGCTTTTCTACAAGGTCCTGAGCTCCGACATCGGCCACATGATGCCTTTGGTGTACACACCCACCGTGGGATTGGCCTGCCAGCGTTACAGCCTGATCTACCAGTCCGCCAAGGGCATGTTCATCTCCATCAAGGACAAGGGACACATCTACGATGTGCTGAAGAACTGGCCGGAAACGGATATCCGTGCGATTGTGGTCACGGATGGTGAGCGCATCCTGGGATTGGGAGATCTGGGCGCCAACGGAATGGGCATCCCCGTGGGCAAACTGTCCCTGTACACGGCTTTGGCCGGCATCAAGCCATCGCAGTGCCTGCCCATCACCTTGGATGTGGGCACCAATACCGAGACCCTGCTGGAGGATCCCCTTTACATTGGTCTGCGCGAGCGTAGGGTCACTGGAGCCGTCTACGATGAGTTCGTGGATGAGTTCATGCACGCCTGCGTGCGTCGCTTTGGCCAGAACTGCCTGATCCAGTTCGAGGACTTTGCCAATGCCAATGCCTTCAAGCTGCTGTCCAAGTACCGCGACTCCTTCTGCACCTTTAACGATGATATCCAGGGAACTGCTTCGGTGGCCGTAGCTGGACTGCTGGCCTCGCTGAAGATCAAGAAGACCCAGCTGAGCGATAACACCCTGTTGTTCTTGGGCGCCGGAGAGGCGGCTCTGGGTATTGCCAACCTGTGCCTGATGGCCATGAAGGCCGAGGGTCTGTCCGAGGAGGAGGCCAAGACCCGCATCTGGATGGTGGACAG CCGTGGTGTCATCGTCCGCGATCGCCCAAAGGGTGGACTCACCGAGCACAAGCTGCACTTTGCCCAGCTGCACGAACCCATCGATACCTTGGCGGAGGCGGTGCGCAAGGTGCGTCCCAATGTTCTGATCGGAGCTGCTGCCCAGGGTGGGGCCTTCAACCAGGAGATCCTGGAGCTGATGGCCGACATCAATGAGACCCCTATCATCTTTGCCCTGTCCAATCCGACCAGCAAGGCGGAATGCACCGCCGAGGAGGCCTATACCCACACCAAGGGTCGCTGCATCTTCGCCAGTGGATCGCCTTTTGCCCCCGTGACGTACAACAACAAGAAGTATTACCCGGGTCAGGGCAACAACTCGTACATTTTCCCCGGAGTGGCATTGGGTGTCTTGTGCGCCGGCATGCTCACCATTCCCGAAGAGGTCTTCTTGGTTGCCGCGGAGCGTTTGGCCGAGATCGTCTCCAAGGATGACCTGGCCAAGGGCAGCTTGTATCCACCACTCAACTCCATTGTCAGCTGCTCGGTGGCCATCGCCGAAAAGATCGTTGAGTATGCCTATAAGAACGGATTGGCCACCATCCGTCCCGAGCCGGCCAATAAGCTGGCCTTCATCAAGGCCCAGATGTACGACCTGGACTATCAGCGCTCAGTGCCCGCCACCTATAAGATGTAG
- the LOC119548968 gene encoding uncharacterized protein LOC119548968, which produces MLVVFLVFSVHLVLNKLTSLLNNKRWNMQELKQRFERRQWADELKQKQVIQDHLLHKILYSKRLLVDHVEALEQCMQELQASSKPGRQLVTTRNACLILGGTLLEHLITPRGIRYTMVPSILLTGTFAALCAVKSVFVCRNKIVERKLEQLVKTIDEFGNCIRRNMTYFQEIIIMKQAELIESRQIERAWDCITAAKEVTEILYDATRKLETDYPLPAKYGTYYAPMEELRECEYFKNNVTDYSPKHIKDFHNIFAYVQSQYLLRLALTITTRPSISQLSEDLVKIDCLVRQLVQEEEQHFSNLALAMQNRKQMELAELNATRTEQQRSGPIAVLQHSSLKLSACMVAVAGECQALDVTLQQLTATEAAKRNNSKELVAVANNMHGIENALAVCCDDFQRLMLVYNKFLHSQLNLEGDLPKPKQDQDDEFPESILRVEFSQNVDGPQQKDDFYAYMYDENEEHQFEDEQNAPFPSPEKELLNFEKRITKGRFKPVLKQLKDRIDPIRQVMLEKEREVLTSKGIDVDELFGKMENMEQQQEDNRLADTKASPLCDSSSNSDSDSADEEAFQRRSKQHKERDNFAEMRQFLAQKQAINLFKLPPPPVAAAEEELLESEC; this is translated from the exons ATGCTGgtggtatttttggtattttcaGTACATTTAGTGTTGAATAAATTAACAAGCCTTCTAAACAACAAAAGGTGGAACATGCAAGAGCTCAAG CAACGGTTTGAGCGACGCCAATGGGCGGATGAACTGAAGCAAAAACAG GTAATCCAAGACCACCTGCTGCACAAGATCCTGTACTCCAAGCGCCTGCTGGTGGACCATGTGGAGGCACTGGAGCAGTGCATGCAGGAGCTGCAGGCCTCTTCGAAACCCGGCCGGCAACTGGTGACCACAAGGAACGCCTGTCTGATACTGGGAGGCACTCTTTTGGAGCACCTGATAACCCCCAGGGGCATCCGGTACACCATGgtgccatccattctcctgACGGGCACCTTTGCTGCCCTGTGCGCCGTTAAGAGTGTCTTTGTTTGCCGGAATAAAATCGTGGAACGCAAGTTGGAGCAGCTGGTCAAGACCATCGATGAATTCGGCAACTGCATTCGGCGGAACATGACCTACTTTCAGGAGATCATCATCATGAAACAGGCCGAGCTTATAGA ATCCCGTCAGATCGAGCGGGCCTGGGATTGCATAACGGCCGCCAAGGAGGTTACCGAGATTCTATATGATGCCACCCGCAAACTGGAAACGGATTATCCTTTGCCGGCGAAATACGGAACCTATTATGCGCCCATGGAGGAACTGCGGGAGTGCGAGTACTTCAAGAACAATGTCACGGACTACAGTCCCAAGCACATAAAG GATTTCCACAACATCTTTGCCTATGTGCAGTCTCAGTACCTGCTCCGGCTGGCCCTCACCATCACCACTCGACCCTCGATCTCCCAGCTGAGCGAGGATCTGGTGAAGATCGACTGCCTAGTGCGGCAGCTGGtccaggaggaggagcagcactTCAGCAACCTTGCACTGGCCATGCAGAACAGGAAGCAGATGGAACTGGCTGAGTTGAATGCGACCAGAACGGAGCAGCAGCGTAGTGGACCAATCGCTGTGCTGCAGCATTCCTCACTGAAGCTGAGCGCCTGCATGGTGGCCGTGGCCGGAGAATGCCAGGCTCTGGACGTTACCCTGCAGCAACTGACGGCCACGGAGGCAGCGAAGAGGAACAACTCCAAGGAGCTGGTGGCTGTGGCCAATAACATGCATGGCATCGAAAATGCCTTGGCCGTTTGTTGTGATGATTTCCAGCGATTGATGCTGGTCTACAACAAATTCCTGCACAGTCAGCTGAATTTGGAGGGTGACTTGCCGAAACCCAAGCAGGATCAGGACGATGAGTTTCCCGAGAGCATTCTCAGGGTGGAATTCTCACAGAATGTCGATGGACCGCAGCAGAAGGATGACTTCTATGCCTACATGTACGATGAGAACGAGGAGCATCAGTTCGAGGACGAGCAAAATGCCCCGTTTCCTTCGCCCGAAAAGGAGCTGCTTAACTTCGAGAAGCGCATCACCAAAGGACGTTTTAAGCCTGTCCTTAAACAGCTCAAGGATCGCATCGATCCCATAAGACAGGTGATGCTGGAAAAGGAGCGCGAGGTCCTGACCTCCAAGGGCATCGATGTGGACGAGCTCTTTGGCAAAATGGAAAACatggagcagcagcaggaggacAACCGACTGGCTGATACCAAAGCCTCTCCCCTTTGCGATTCCTCATCCAACTCGGATTCTGATTCCGCCGACGAGGAGGCCTTCCAGCGACGCAGCAAACAGCACAAGGAGCGTGATAACTTCGCCGAAATGCGCCAGTTTCTGGCCCAGAAGCAGGCCATCAATCTGTTTAAGCTACCACCACCACCGGTGGCCGCCGCCGAGGAGGAGCTGCTCGAAAGCGAATGCTAG
- the LOC119548977 gene encoding insulin-like growth factor-binding protein complex acid labile subunit, with protein MKHKFLLLLLAGTALLLANGVQTQHENIPYQPVTNICQTCLCLSSQDSDHRTHFNLDCSVRNFEHILARWPEEFGSQAIAAGASSEIVVSYSGNRIKLLQQLPATNASLTLSCRHCGLQNLQVPLFMDVPNVEALYLSWNELTDDALVPDLFRGPFGSSRYEPIGLRDLDLSHNRIARLDRRLFEHTPHLTKLNLAYNQLSALDEATAASIGSVTTLQRLDLSHNGLMSLSAQLFPKLTALRVLDISGNEFSVVPASLAQLSKSLVQLNLAGNSFLSLKGNSFQGLVSLKRLNISSMPSLRSLEEGALHLPALEELHCSRNSKLERLELADLINSRNLTQLDLSRNALTTLVLNNTGSSNTTSNPEPWPRLRRLSISGNPWYCSCELFKTLELTGLSHIEKELDGTEARCETPYLLAGSPISNLTAERICKMVIPKKYREVDEEPPRFLRRRYIILTAIIASIVLVIGLVIGFVVVCIRRRLKGSDYGVQPIRYTSVRGSNLSQFSQLQPASVASKFNNVNAGSSSGTTTGAANA; from the exons ATGAAGCACAAATTTCTGCTGTTG ctcCTTGCGGGAACGGCGTTGCTCCTGGCTAATGGAGTCCAGACCCAGCACGAGAACATCCCGTACCAACCGGTGACCAATATCTGCCAGACGTGCCTGTGCCTGAGCAGCCAGGATAGTGACCATCGGACGCACTTCAACCTGGACTGCTCGGTGAGGAACTTCGAGCACATCCTGGCCCGCTGGCCGGAGGAGTTCGGAAGCCAGGCAATAGCGGCGGGGGCTTCTTCGGAGATTGTGGTCTCGTACTCGGGCAATCGGATCAAGTTGCTCCAACAGCTGCCGGCCACAAATGCCAGCCTGACCCTCTCCTGCCGGCATTGTGGTCTGCAGAATCTGCAGGTACCCCTCTTCATGGATGTGCCCAATGTGGAGGCCCTCTACCTCAGCTGGAATGAGTTAACCGACGATGCATTAGTGCCGGATCTCTTCAGAGGTCCTTTTGGCAGCTCTCGGTACGAGCCCATTGGCCTACGAGATCTGGACTTGAGTCACAATCGTATAGCTCGACTGGATCGCCGGCTCTTTGAGCATACTCCGCATTTGACCAAGTTAAACTTGGCCTACAACCAGCTGAGTGCCCTGGACGAAGCCACCGCTGCATCCATTGGATCGGTAACTACACTGCAACGATTGGACCTCTCCCACAATGGCTTGATGTCCCTGTCAGCGCAGCTGTTTCCAAAGTTGACCGCCCTTCGTGTCCTGGATATCTCTGGGAATGAGTTTTCCGTGGTGCCTGCCAGTCTTGCACAGCTAAGCAAGTCGTTGGTTCAACTAAATCTGGCTGGGAATAGCTTTCTTAGCCTAAAGGGAAACAGCTTTCAGGGCTTGGTTTCTCTAAAACGCCTGAATATCAGCAGTATGCCATCTTTGCGTAGTCTAGAGGAGGGAGCTCTGCATCTGCCTGCCTTGGAGGAGCTACATTGCTCCAGGAATTCCAAATTAGAGCGCTTGGAACTGGCTGATCTGATAAATAGTCGCAACTTAACGCAGTTGGATTTGTCCAGAAATGCATTGACCACCTTGGTTCTCAACAATACGGGTTCTTCTAATACCACTAGTAATCCTGAACCCTGGCCACGTCTTCGCCGCTTGAGCATCTCCGGTAATCCCTGGTATTGCAGTTGCGAACTCTTCAAGACCCTGGAGCTCACTGGACTCTCACACATAGAAAAGGAACTAGATGGAACCGAAGCCCGTTGTGAGACTCCATATCTTCTGGCCGGATCACCTATCTCAAATTTGACAGCCGAACGCATCTGCAAAATGGTGATACCAAAGAAATATCGCGAGGTAGATGAGGAGCCACCGCGGTTCCTGAGACGTCGGTATATAATACTCACCGCCATCATAGCCAGTATTGTCCTGGTGATCGGTCTGGTCATCGGATTTGTTGTGGTCTGCATTCGTCGACGGCTCAAGGGCAGCGATTATGGGGTACAGCCCATTCGGTACACCAGCGTGAGGGGCAGTAATCTGTCGCAGTTCTCGCAATTGCAGCCCGCCTCGGTGGCCAGTAAATTCAATAATGTCAATGCCGGGAGCAGTAGTGGAACCACCACGGGTGCTGCCAATGCCTAA
- the LOC119548996 gene encoding uncharacterized protein LOC119548996, with product MKETITRIPIATYCKFLKKMRKSGERCRKMAEVVFSIFLIDKAEDVLLDLVMIKILEVENIT from the coding sequence ATGAAAGAAACAATAACACGGATACCAATAGCCACATATTgcaaatttttaaagaaaatgagAAAGAGTGGAGAACGTTGTAGAAAAATGGCCGAAGTCGTGTTCTCCATATTTTTAATCGACAAAGCCGAGGATGTTTTACTTGATTTAGTGATGATCAAGATTCTTGAAGTGGAAAATATCACATAA
- the LOC119548991 gene encoding mitochondrial import inner membrane translocase subunit Tim22, with protein sequence MSVLPNAGRQESPVTAPRMFGDPDLDRMAMQYVGNMHHYRENIVIPKSNGPVKIKTNEEKYIETAVESCGFKCAMACVMGYGLGAALGLFSASVNPSMADPFANEKKQTAREVFREMRATTHSYAKNFALIGCVFSAVECTIESHRGVTDWKNGTYAGGITGGLIGLRAGVKAGVIGGLGFAAFSTAIDYYMHSR encoded by the exons ATGTCCGTGTTGCCCAACGCCGGGAGACAGGAATCGCCGGTGACGGCGCCCAGGATGTTCGGGGATCCGGATCTGGACCGGATGGCGATGCAGTATGTGGGAAACATGCACCACTACCGCGAGAACATCGTAATCCCCAAGAGCAATGGGCCGGTGAAGATCAAGACCAACGAGGAGAAGTACATCGAGACGGCGGTGGAGAGCTGCGGCTTCAAGTGCGCCATGGCCTGTGTGATGG GATACGGTTTGGGTGCAGCCTTGGGATTGTTCAGTGCCTCCGTTAATCCCAGCATGGCCGATCCTTTTGCGAATGAGAAAAAGCAGACAGCTCGAGAGGTATTCCGGGAAATGCGGGCCACCACCCATTCCTATGCGAAGAATTTCGCGCTGATCGGATGTGTGTTCTCCGCCGTGGAGTGCACCATCGAGAGT CATCGGGGAGTCACGGACTGGAAGAACGGCACCTACGCCGGAGGCATCACCGGCGGACTGATTGGCCTGCGGGCCGGCGTCAAGGCGGGCGTCATCGGCGGACTGGGATTCGCCGCCTTCTCCACGGCCATCGACTACTACATGCATTCTAGATAA
- the LOC119563348 gene encoding uncharacterized protein LOC119563348, translating to MADNPTEEAPPAPPAAPAEEEIAVEEPVALVTATVEEEGAEIPGDGGDQADKTAEEVTDGEGQTEEPNEEDKIPKEDLGSQVKPKGLITAEERKREKLLKVKQMLAQRKAEEAEALQAAPVPIPEKPQKVRDQDKDWDRVDDDETKEEYQRESVETYQQLHSGDEESDEELADDEDLKAILNQKVATPEERDSIIEDDDLESVISEDTPLPRLGKSLKGEFIREFDSLPSISDISLTSEEEPEPEPEVTEKKSLTLPDTGHFVEGGTEGSGEGESESNSDRDASTAAITVAEAEEDEESVIMDDLPEEQAPVEKQVGFGEEVDTMAMFAVAVDADIGPAQELSVPVEEPFWFRLTFDFLNNLINTVVAAVENADRNKEHLLDKRKMMVQLQIVVDEYNLEKYQNSLLNNVVCDYFRRIRKFNNFQALPVDDVRGELNRYMNALNVVDNLMERVKMIKMKYGHTTSRALMELSSLSLLAFNEEQRLGGFMHKTLVRKDMDRLKRALDNDLRRMQDLRNQISEKRYELNLNLHNLAFVDEKVMKFERVTETLTISQMMCANESIIQLSKQLEEKCKDVAVMQMNYKKSMIEETCIREKRDMIAYMLSKAKNEYAERFERRNNLRKQLTRLQLEHAKLKAKRAKLEAKGGLLFKTGLMYDYDKCMLDIETRRSNIQAMKKTCFDLTKRIYAVEHAKHESSISVRHLSL from the exons ATGGCTGATAATCCCACCGAGGAGGCACCACCTGCACCGCCAGCAGCTCCTGCTGAGGAGGAAATAGCTGTAGAGGAGCCTGTTGCGTTGGTGACTGCAACCGTTGAAGAGGAGGGGGCAGAAATCCCTGGTGATGGCGGCGATCAGGCAGATAAAACCGCTGAAGAAGTAACCGATGGAGAAGGGCAGACGGAGGAGCCTAACGAGGAGGATAAGATCCCGAAGGAAGACCTGGGATCTCAGGTAAAGCCAAAGGGCCTCATAACCGCCGAAGAACGAAAGCGCGAAAAGCTCTTGAAGGTGAAACAAATGCTCGCCCAGCGAAAGGCGGAGGAGGCAGAGGCCCTGCAGGCTGCTCCTGTTCCGATACCAGAAAAACCTCAAAAGGTTCGGGATCAAGATAAGGATTGGGATCGTGTTGACGATGACGAGACCAAGGAGGAATACCAAAGGGAATCCGTTGAGACCTACCAGCAATTGCACTCCGGTGACGAAGAGTCCGATGAGGAACTCGCTGATGATGAGGACTTAAAGGCCATTCTTAACCAAAAGGTCGCAACTCCGGAGGAAAGAGATAGCATTATTGAGGATGACGACTTGGAGTCGGTCATCAGCGAGGATACGCCCCTGCCCAGATTGGGAAAGTCCCTGAAGGGTGAGTTCATCCGCGAGTTCGACAGCCTGCCCAGCATCTCGGACATATCGCTCACTTCGGAGGAAGAGCCGGAACCCGAACCAGAAGTTACCGAGAAGAAATCCCTGACCTTACCGGACACTGGTCACTTTGTGGAAGGAGGCACAGAGGGTTCGGGAGAGGGCGAGTCGGAATCCAACTCCGATCGGGATGCTAGCACTGCGGCAATAACAGTGGCTGAGGCGGAAGAAGATGAGGAGTCCGTGATAATGGACGACCTGCCGGAGGAACAGGCGCCGGTGGAGAAGCAAGTGGGTTTCGGCGAGGAGGTGGACACCATGGCCATGTTCGCCGTGGCCGTGGATGCAGATATCGGACCCGCGCAGGAACTTTCAGTTCCGGTAGAGGAACCCTTCTGGTTTCGCCTCACTTTCGACTTCCTCAACAATCTGATCAACACCGTAGTGGCTGCTGTGGAGAACGCCGACCGCAACAAGGAGCACTTGTTGGACAAGCGCAAGATGATGGTGCAACTGCAGATCGTGGTGGACGAGTACAACCTGGAGAAGTACCAGAATTCTCTGCTGAACAACGTGGTCTGTGACTACTTCCGGCGCATTCGCAAGTTCAACAACTTTCAGGCACTCCCGGTGGACGATGTCCGTGGCGAGTTGAATCGCTATATGAATGCCCTCAACGTCGTCGACAACCTCATGGAGCGGGTGAAGATGATCAAGATGAAGTACGGACACACCACCTCCCGGGCCTTGATGGAGCTCAGCTCGCTGTCCCTGCTCGCCTTCAACGAGGAGCAGCGCCTTGGCGGCTTCATGCACAAGACCCTCGTCCGCAAGGACATGGATCGACTCAAGCGCGCCCTGGACAACGATCTCCGGCGCATGCAGGACCTGCGCAACCAGATCAGCGAGAAGCGCTACGAGCTCAATCTAAACCTCCACAACCTGGCTTTTGTGGATGAG AAAGTAATGAAATTTGAGAGGGTCACTGAGACTCTGACCATTTCTCAGATGATGTGCGCCAACGAATCCATAATACAGCTAAGCAAACAATTAGAGG AAAAGTGCAAGGATGTGGCGGTCATGCAGATGAACTATAAGAAGTCGATGATCGAGGAGACCTGCATCCGGGAGAAGCGGGACATGATCGCCTATATGCTGTCGAAGGCCAAAAACGAGTATGCCGAGCGTTTCGAGCGGCGGAACAATCTGCGCAAGCAGCTGACCAGACTCCAGTTGGAGCACGCCAAGCTCAAGGCCAAGCGGGCCAAGCTGGAGGCCAAGGGCGGACTCCTCTTCAAAACGGGCCTGATGTACGACTACGACAAGTGCATGCTCGATATAGAGACTCGACGCTCCAATATCCAGGCCATGAAGAAGACCTGCTTCGACCTAACCAAACGCATTTATGCGGTGGAACATGCCAAGCACGAGTCCAGTATTTCGGTGCGCCATCTTAGTTTATAG
- the LOC119563349 gene encoding Golgi SNAP receptor complex member 1 isoform X1 — MGGSSYDVLRKQARSLENEIDLKLVAFSKIGAGSGGGGSGGLGGVDTSPLLGEHVFDSLSEEIEQMLEKLSSLNESMSDLPASGAAAMHTLQRHREILQGYRQEFNKICANHTMRIEREELLRGSGLATSSGSPSISGLSRREMYLKESGHLNSASHLVNDQINIAIETRDHLHAQRQAFKRLQTRFNDISNRFPLINSLIQRINIKKRRDSLILGAVIGFCVILLLLYAFN, encoded by the exons ATGGGAGGATCGAGCTACGATG TTCTGCGGAAGCAGGCGAGGAGCCTGGAGAACGAGATCGACCTGAAGCTGGTGGCATTCAGCAAAATCGGAGCAGGCAGCGGCGGAGGAGGAAGTGGCGGATTGGGAGGCGTTGACACATCGCCGCTCCTGGGCGAGCACGTCTTCGATTCGCTGTCGGAGGAGATCGAGCAGATGCTGGAGAAG TTATCCTCGCTCAACGAATCCATGTCGGACCTGCCCGCCTCGGGAGCTGCCGCCATGCACACCCTGCAGAGGCATCGGGAAATCCTGCAGGGCTATCGGCAGGAGTTCAACAAGATATGCGCCAACCACACAATGCGAATCGAGCGGGAGGAGTTGCTCCGTGGCTCTGGACTGGCCACCAGCTCTGGCAGTCCCTCAATCTCCGGCCTGAGCCGGCGGGAGATGTACTTGAAGGAGAGCGGGCACCTGAACAGCGCCAGTCACCTGGTCAACGACCAGATCAACATCGCCATCGAGACGCGTGACCACCTGCACGCCCAGCGACAGGCCTTCAAGCGGCTGCAGACCCGCTTCAACGATATCTCCAATCGATTCCCACTGATTAACAG TCTCATTCAGCGCATCAATATCAAAAAGCGACGCGACTCGCTGATCCTGGGAGCAGTTATCGGCTTTTGTGTGATCTTGCTGCTGCTCTACGCCTTCAACTAG
- the LOC119563349 gene encoding Golgi SNAP receptor complex member 1 isoform X2 — translation MSDLPASGAAAMHTLQRHREILQGYRQEFNKICANHTMRIEREELLRGSGLATSSGSPSISGLSRREMYLKESGHLNSASHLVNDQINIAIETRDHLHAQRQAFKRLQTRFNDISNRFPLINSLIQRINIKKRRDSLILGAVIGFCVILLLLYAFN, via the exons ATGTCGGACCTGCCCGCCTCGGGAGCTGCCGCCATGCACACCCTGCAGAGGCATCGGGAAATCCTGCAGGGCTATCGGCAGGAGTTCAACAAGATATGCGCCAACCACACAATGCGAATCGAGCGGGAGGAGTTGCTCCGTGGCTCTGGACTGGCCACCAGCTCTGGCAGTCCCTCAATCTCCGGCCTGAGCCGGCGGGAGATGTACTTGAAGGAGAGCGGGCACCTGAACAGCGCCAGTCACCTGGTCAACGACCAGATCAACATCGCCATCGAGACGCGTGACCACCTGCACGCCCAGCGACAGGCCTTCAAGCGGCTGCAGACCCGCTTCAACGATATCTCCAATCGATTCCCACTGATTAACAG TCTCATTCAGCGCATCAATATCAAAAAGCGACGCGACTCGCTGATCCTGGGAGCAGTTATCGGCTTTTGTGTGATCTTGCTGCTGCTCTACGCCTTCAACTAG